Proteins from a single region of Streptomyces sp. TN58:
- a CDS encoding PadR family transcriptional regulator, translating to MSRRSGILEFAVLGLLRESPMHGYELRKRLNTSLGVFRAFSYGTLYPCLKTLVANGWLIEEPGNAPEDALAASLAGRRAKIVYRLTAAGKEHFEELLSHTGPETWEDESFAARFAFFGQTERDVRMRVLEGRRSRLEERLEKMRASLARTRERLDDYTLELQRHGMESVEREVRWLNELIESERAGRDRRRSGPSDETEK from the coding sequence ATGAGCAGACGCTCCGGCATCCTCGAATTCGCCGTCCTCGGCCTGCTCCGCGAATCCCCCATGCACGGCTATGAGCTGCGCAAGCGGCTCAACACCTCGCTGGGAGTGTTCAGAGCCTTCAGCTACGGGACGCTCTACCCCTGCCTCAAGACACTCGTCGCCAACGGCTGGTTGATCGAAGAACCGGGCAACGCCCCGGAAGACGCTCTCGCCGCTTCACTCGCAGGGCGCCGAGCCAAGATCGTCTACCGGTTGACGGCCGCGGGTAAGGAGCACTTCGAGGAGCTCCTCTCCCACACGGGCCCCGAGACCTGGGAGGACGAGTCCTTCGCCGCCCGCTTCGCCTTCTTCGGCCAGACCGAACGAGACGTGCGGATGCGGGTACTGGAGGGCCGCCGCAGCCGGCTGGAGGAGCGCCTGGAGAAGATGCGCGCCTCCCTCGCCCGAACGCGGGAGCGCCTCGACGACTACACGCTTGAGCTGCAGCGGCACGGCATGGAATCCGTGGAGCGCGAAGTGCGCTGGCTGAACGAGCTCATCGAGAGTGAGCGGGCGGGACGGGATCGGAGACGATCAGGTCCGTCCGACGAAACCGAAAAATGA